The genomic DNA aaaaatatagGACGCAAGCCTTATCAATACGACGACATTGACCTTGTAAATATGTCAATCCACACTTTGTTTTAGtagaataaataatcaaatgcTTTAAAGtgagattgttttatttatatagggtTGGTAGCATTAATTTACAGTTGAGTGTTGCGGTTTCATTTGAGGCATCTTTCGAAGTAGGACGACCCGACGTATCCGCCTCGCATCGCTCTCTGCACATGTTGTTCAAACAACCTCCTGTTACTTTGCAGCTCGTCTGCAGCCTCTTTGTTTAGAGGATCCTCGGGATTTGGTTCCTGGaaattatctttaattaatattgcatCCAACAACATTAAATGGATTTGGGTTGCACTCATCTTTAGTCAAGACTTGCAATTGAGTTATCCCCCCTTAAGAAACCTCAATAGCGAATAGATTTGGGTCTAGGGTcaattaagtaaataagtaagtaggtgTTTGCTTTGCTTTTCCATATTGAAGTGTCTATCTTTACATACGTAAAATTGTGAATCAAGAATATACAGAAGGTCTACGACaacgttttaaagttatattattatggttgttgAAGCTCGACAGCGCATTGCATGGCTGTTTACCACAccctttaattatttgtatttattagtaACTAGATCTTTCCCACGGGTTCACCCGCGTAGGACCCGACCTCGTGGTTATTTTACagtttgtatcttttttttctttgccgcAATTTTTGCGTTTCCGTTTAAGCCTTCCCTGGACTGCTGcgaatatttcaaaactaaaatgaacCAGATCcgtccagccgttctcgagttttagcgagactaacgaacagcaattcatttttatatataagaagaagaagacaagaagaagaagaagattttaGAGTAGAAGAGCCTATTTTAAGAAGTTGCGATAGGCCTATAATATACACAAAACAAGAAAAGACAGGTATTTTGAATTCCGATAAGCTATAGATAGTATATAATAAGTTGTGTTCGAACAACTTTCACCAGTCAACTATTACACATTTGGTTTCACAGTTTCAGCCTTTCGTTGAAACACTTCATACATACAATACGAGTGCTCATTTATTGAAAACCAATGCAAGGAtacttgtgacgtcattagcaCCGTAATTATTGGCCGCGTTTTACATTATCGGTTCACTTGAATTGATTAGTCATTGTCTATTGTTGTAAATCAGTTCATGTCGTTTGACAACCATTTTTAGATAAATGGATATTTGAAGTGTTCCTTTTCATTTGTCGTTAGTCACCTCAATTCTATTTAAAGCAGGTtaagtgaatatttttcttatatatcTACGAGCTTTTCACggattttttgtgttataacaGAGTACGGCAAATTTTATTTGGTGTGTCCAAAAACAAGGCGCTCGAGAATCTTTGGCtaatattgttgaaattaacGAGGTTTCTAAATGACTATATCTAAAAGTAGGTACCAATATAATTCAGCGTCTAATGATTGAAATAATGAAGCCTATCAAACGAAACCCATATGACACCTCAAAAATCAACGGTACATAACGTACAAAAGTAAGAATATCCTATATGATAGAATGTGTATTACTAGCTCATGCCAGtgaaaataatcccacgggaacataaaagtgttaaaaatattctatctgTGTgccaatttcgtccaaatcttTTCAGTGGGTTTTCCGTATAAGAGTTACAAACATTCATCCATACTTACagacttttgcgtttataatatctttaatgtaatactaattacaatatttgtaaGTTGGAGCTGGTCGGGTATTAAAGgcacaaaaacaatatttaactgCATCTCATATGACGCCGTAGAAACTCTTCAAAAGCCACAATGgtgtaaaataatatgtcactgcagtataaaaaatacattggtCCCATTTAAATGGTTTACAGTTCTTTAAATtctttgtatcaaaataatcgTTATATTCTGTATCGCTCTAAAAAGATTTACATGATGGTGACTGAGAGAGACAAAAGGAAATACAACCAGTCCTTCCTTTTTGGGGATGTTGAGGCGACTCTATGCTCTACTCAGGATGAACAAATTAGATTTAAACATAGGGAACCATTAATAGAACCGTAAGGTCACAACAACATTGTTAAATGAATGGATTTATAGGTTGTGGCTATAAATCCACTCAGGATTAGGGTTGAGCCCAACGCACAATGGGCACACTTGGAGCCTATGTGCGGAAAAGGGAGCCCGTCACCAGGCTTCAGGAAAAGGCAGGAAAATGTCAAATGTGACTTAAACAAATGTGAAATACATACTTTTAACTTGTGAAAATAGTTTGAGTGGAAACAATATACATCTATGGTGAGAgtgctggtagagatttcttgtACTTCTTATTAAGTTATACtgagtactagctgttgcccacagGGCCCACAGattacaaatcgaaaatattctCATGGGCACATAAATTGGGagaaaaactatcctatgtgctaatcttgtttataaactatctgtgtaccaagtttcgtccaaATATGTCCAGTGGTatttacgtgaaagaggaacaaacatccatacatactttcacatttataatattagtattgtgtactaaatttattatatgaagaaataatattgtaaGCAAATACATACCAGGAATAAATACTGTAGTCCGTATACTATGGAGTTGACAGTAAGCACTGGTTTCCAGTCTTCCCTTAAGATGTTGAGGCACACATTGCCTTCAAGGTCTATATTGGGATGGTATACCGCTGTCTCACACTTCACCTTAGGTGGCTCATGAGGATAGTTTGGTCCTACctataaaattaacaacaataattgaGATAAGGTGTTATGGAATAAAACTGCAAATGGTTTCATAATAAAGACTGCTTTTGCACTGTCATCATTGAttcatgataataaattattttcaaactttaatatattattaatagatatgACAGAATATCAACTCTAGGGGCAAACAGGTGATAAATGAAACATTCAAAGGCGTAATAGAACCTAATAACTCTTCAGGTTATAAATGATTTGATGTTTCATCAAATAATGCTTTGATTCCtctactttttaagtttttttaaatatattcagaGTTAAGTTAACTTATGTAATAGAGATTcacctattaacattttatttacagacaACATTCGAATGAAAGGTTGGTCTACCCACGCATACAGGCACAAGTTGATCATTTATgtaacaaccttttttttagGCCATTCCTATTtctaaaagaaatttaatcttgGTATCACCAGGGATTCCACAAATATACAAGGCAcaattagaaaatgtatttgtggattataaaaatcattgttttattttgaaccttGGATTGAAACCATTGTccatgcttttttatttcagtttttaatctGAAGCTTTAATAttgagaaataaaacattataattaacaataatgacCTCAATAGCCTGCATTAACTCTGAATCATCTGAATGGTAACTTCCATATTCATTATATTTCTTCCTATTAGAAAATTTCAGTATGTTTAAGTGCAGAATGGATATATAAACTATCCAATACTCGGACCAAGATGTTGATGTAAGATGATAGAAAGCATATTAAAGCTTTATCTGTTTACCCGTATAAAAAAGTACTGTTTTCAACTGTAAATATCTTTAACAATATaccttaaaactaaatacaaatcTTCCTCCTCTATAGAATCCTTCATCAGGGCATATGATTAATTTAAAGTTGAGTAGATCATCTGGGTCTGGAAACTCTGTGTTACATGTCTTGGGcaaattcaattcatttaaatCTGAAAGTAACGTCACATGTCCTAATTAAACACCATTTTTCATTATACTGAGCTATAAGTAAGTGAAGCCAAAGAATTTTGTAATAAgccaaaatatgaaaatgtattaattttttatttaaccgtACACTGGAACCTTCAACTTCgttaaatatgtgtttatatAGAGTCAATTCATAGAGAGCGAATGTAAATGAATTCTAccgagttaaataaaaataacaatgaatacACAACGCTCTATTTTATGAACTTTACCTTTTGTGATCCGCAATTGAGCGGCTGATGCTTTTTTCTGTGAACCTCCTGCTCTTGCGGAGCCTTCCTCAtctttcttttgttgttttaatgaaaaaagtttaATCATTGTCCTAACTAATcgataaaatagaaattattagaaataaaaccaCGATCTATTTTGACAGCTTAAATTTTTGTACGAAACTTCAATACAGATTGcaatttgtaaataatctaataaaatctattatttgatTGGCAAACCTAACAAAAAGAATTAAATCGCCTGATTTCTATCCAATCACCAAACATCAGTGACATTTCACGCGTAGACAACAAACCTTGTTTTCGGGTAGATACTTGAAGAAATAATTGATTGATAGAATAAGTTGCATCTGTGCGTGGTTCAGTAAATTATTTCTCCGAATTGAAAAACGAAAAACATTACTAACGGTTTCAAAAGAGAAAtattctacttatttttttaatatggtacaaatgaaaatactttcatagaaaaaaatcattgatattttgattcaaaattcTGGTAAATGTACAGTCCAGTTTTTTAACACATACAGCAAACATTAGCCCCGATGATAAAAATCGGTTATGACTATGTTTCTCATTTATTTGGATTATTATgatcaaatgtttatttaattttatttggaaaaatataGATACAGTGAAGTAAAAATGTACAAGTAATGTGGatatcatttgtttctttttctctgCAAAACGACACAATATCtaagagaaaaaaatctcattttgataacataaattactaaaaaaaaactccgCGTGGTTTAGGTTTAGCGTGAATTAAACTTGGTAACACATGCTACCACaggtaataaatgaaaaagtataaatatattaactggAAACACTGTGTAAATCAAATGTCACCTGAACAACAGGAGCATTTTCgtctgcaatatttttattccaagtTTCCACTGTTATTGTTTTACATGTAACAACGAATAAACAGAATGCTGTTAGTAACAAAAAGTATCACAATGAATGGTGTAGTAGCTGTTCGAATTTAGTGTAATTTTTTGATTCTGAAAATCGCATATAGTACTTAAATATTAGTACAAGATGGCAAGTGAAGACGTGATAGAATTGGGGTCTTCGGACGAAGACTCGGAGCCGGCACCCAAGAAGGTTTGTAATAAgcagaattaaaacaaaatcaacgtACTTAGGTGTATGGCAGTCTGGCAAATATGACTAATAGACAAGTTGATAAACTTGAATTTACAGAACCTACAGAGATTGATGATATATTTtctaattcttattttttcagTGTAAACCGTTGCCTAATGCGATGGTCTGCATACCGAAGAAATTACATGAAGTTACAATACAACCTgctagaataaataaaaatattccaccTAAAGGAATAGTCAGGGGAGTATCAATACATACAACAGTATCTATTAAAAAACTTCCTAAGCCGAATATAGTGAAACCCCAACTCCTTAACCCTTTATCCATTCAGAGGTCTATTAGAAGTGCAATGCCAAAAGTCAGTTATAAACCCACTGCAAAGAATCCTGGTCCCTCAAAAGTTCTCAAAGaacctattaaaatattgaattcatATACTACATTAACAAAATTGCCTCCTAGTATCACTGTTAAAAAAACATCTCAGTTGACTAAAAGGCCCATTGTTATTCTGAATCCACCACGAGGACAAAAAATCAatgaagtgaaaaaaaaaacaattaatagaaTGCGGACTGTGGCGACTGTTGATttagatgatgatgaaagtCCTGTTAATCCAGGTCCTGCTAACCCAAGTCCTGTGTGGTACATCAGGCCTGAAGAtgaaaaagaggaaaaaaagtCCTGTTCACTTGAACAACAGAATAACAATGAACCAACAACATCTAAAATGATAGAAATAACTATTGAAGACAGTCCAATTAAAGTTGTGCAAAAC from Trichoplusia ni isolate ovarian cell line Hi5 chromosome 4, tn1, whole genome shotgun sequence includes the following:
- the LOC113492542 gene encoding NEDD8-conjugating enzyme Ubc12, with translation MIKLFSLKQQKKDEEGSARAGGSQKKASAAQLRITKDLNELNLPKTCNTEFPDPDDLLNFKLIICPDEGFYRGGRFVFSFKVGPNYPHEPPKVKCETAVYHPNIDLEGNVCLNILREDWKPVLTVNSIVYGLQYLFLEPNPEDPLNKEAADELQSNRRLFEQHVQRAMRGGYVGSSYFERCLK